In one Gopherus evgoodei ecotype Sinaloan lineage chromosome 1, rGopEvg1_v1.p, whole genome shotgun sequence genomic region, the following are encoded:
- the WNT16 gene encoding protein Wnt-16, whose translation MGRAGWGLPRLCVRWAALLLALWPCCAHGNWMWLGIASFGVPEKLGCAGLPLSGRQKELCKRKPHLLPSIREGARLGIQECRSQFRHERWDCLLLPPGSAAAAAAFSVFGAELSSGTKETAFIYAVTAAGLVHSVTRACSAGNMTECSCDTNLQNGGSATEGWHWGGCSDDIHYGMWFSRKFLDAPIKNITGKDGNGLISMNLHNNEAGRQAVAKLLSVDCRCHGVSGSCAVKTCWKTMSSFEKIGQYLKDKYENSIQVSDRLKKKLRRKEKAQRKIPIRKEDLLYINKSPNYCVEDRKLGIPGTQGRECNRTSEGPDGCNLLCCGRGYNTHVVRHVERCECKFVWCCYVRCRRCESMTDVHTCK comes from the exons ATGGGGCGGGCTGGCTGGGGCTTGCCTCGCCTGTGCGTGCGGTGGGCAGCGCTGCTGCTAGCGCTCTGGCCCTGCTGCGCCCACGGGAACTGGAT GTGGCTGGGCATCGCCTCCTTCGGGGTCCCGGAGAAGCTGGGCTGCGCCGGGCTGCCGCTGAGCGGCCGCCAGAAGGAGCTGTGCAAGAGgaagccccacctgctgcccagcATCCGCGAGGGCGCGCGGCTGGGCATCCAGGAGTGCCGGAGCCAGTTCAGGCACGAGCGCTGGgactgcctcctcctgccccccggctccgccgccgccgccgccgccttctCCGTCTTCGGCGCCGAGCTGAGCAGCG GCACCAAGGAAACAGCCTTTATATATGCAGTGACGGCGGCAGGCCTTGTACATTCAGTGACTCGAGCGTGCAGTGCAGGAAATATGACTGAGTGCTCCTGTGATACAAACCTGCAAAACGGTGGCTCAGCCACTGAAGGCTGGCACTGGGGTGGCTGCTCTGATGACATCCATTATGGAATGTGGTTTAGCAGAAAGTTCTTAGATGCACCTATTAAGAACATAACTGGAAAAGACGGGAATGGATTGATCTCAATGAACCTGCATAATAACGAGGCTGGAAGGCAG GCTGTAGCAAAGCTGTTGTCAGTGGATTGCCGTTGTCATGGAGTTTCTGGGTCCTGTGCCGTGAAAACTTGTTGGAAAACTATGTCTTCATTTGAAAAGATTGGCCAGTATTTAAAGGATAAATATGAAAATAGTATACAGGTATCGGACAGACTGAAGAAAAAGCTACGCAGGAAAGAAAAAGCCCAACGGAAAATACCAATCCGCAAGGAAGATCTTCTCTACATAAACAAGTCACCCAACTACTGTGTAGAGGATCGCAAACTCGGGATTCCTGGAACACAGGGAAGGGAATGCAACCGCACTTCGGAGGGACCAGATGGCTGCAACCTCCTCTGCTGTGGCCGTGGTTACAACACTCACGTGGTCAGACACGTGGAGAGGTGCGAATGCAAGTTTGTCTGGTGCTGTTATGTTCGCTGCAGAAGATGTGAGAGCATGACTGATGTTCATACCTGCAAATGA